In a single window of the Thiohalophilus sp. genome:
- the fdxA gene encoding ferredoxin FdxA: MTYVVTDNCIKCKYTDCVEVCPVDCFHEGPNFLAIDPEECIDCTLCEPECPAEAIFAEDDVPAGMENFIELNAELSREWPVIVEIKDPPPDAKEWDGVPDKLQYLER; the protein is encoded by the coding sequence ATGACTTACGTAGTCACCGACAACTGTATTAAATGCAAGTACACCGACTGCGTTGAGGTGTGTCCTGTCGACTGCTTTCACGAAGGTCCCAACTTTCTGGCGATCGATCCCGAAGAGTGCATCGACTGCACCCTGTGCGAACCGGAGTGCCCGGCCGAAGCCATTTTCGCCGAGGACGATGTCCCCGCCGGGATGGAAAACTTCATTGAACTCAATGCCGAGCTGTCCAGGGAGTGGCCGGTGATCGTGGAAATCAAAGATCCCCCGCCCGACGCCAAGGAGTGGGACGGCGTACCGGACAAGCTCCAGTACCTCGAACGCTGA
- the mutS gene encoding DNA mismatch repair protein MutS, with protein MSSTAPNSQHTPMMQQYLQIKAEYPDILLFYRMGDFYELFYDDAKRAARLLDITLTQRGQSAGEPIPMAGVPYHAVESYLARLVRQGQSIAICEQIGDPASSKGPVERKVVRIVTPGTLTDEALLEERRDNLVAALYARQDHYGLACLDLSSGRFSVQQLQGDEALHSELVRLQPAELLVEETFNSDPLAARVLAIKTRPPWSFDHDSAYRLLCEQFQTRHLAGFGCDDWPLAIAAAGALLRYVQETQCGLLPHLHSLASEQREQSLLLDAATRQNLELEQNLAGQHAHTLAGIMDRCVTPMGSRLLRRWINRPLRDQARLRQRQALIGLWLDAERYAPLRELLHQVGDIERILTRVALKSARPRDLLQLRVALAVLPGLQRQLGELATENPLLDELGEQARPFPQIVALLEQALVEQPPLLIRDGGVIATGYDNALDELRDLQHNVGDVLAELERREREQSGIPNLKVGYNRVHGYYIEISRARAESVPAHYQRRQTLKAAERYITPQLKELEDKVLSANERALAREKALYDQLLDRLNADHRDLQACAAALAQLDALGNLAERAAALNLRCPQLVAEEGLQITAGRHPVIEQVQSTPFTPNDLDLDDQTRMLIITGPNMGGKSTYMRQIALITLLAHIGSYVPAESARIGPVDRIFTRIGASDDLAGGRSTFMVEMTETANILHHASRHSLVLMDEIGRGTSTFDGLALAWASARDLVTRIQACTLFATHYFEMTQLPELLPHCRNVHLDAREHGEQIVFLHQVKPGPASRSYGLHVAALAGVPRAVLEQAQAKLRQLEQGEHFSAPPSTDPEPAEHPVLSALRQLDADELSPRQALEQIYQLKKLLEP; from the coding sequence ATGTCGAGCACCGCGCCCAATTCCCAGCATACGCCGATGATGCAGCAATATCTGCAGATCAAGGCCGAGTATCCGGATATTCTGCTGTTCTATCGCATGGGCGATTTTTACGAGCTGTTCTACGACGATGCCAAACGCGCGGCCCGGCTGCTCGACATTACCCTGACACAACGCGGCCAGTCGGCCGGCGAGCCGATCCCGATGGCCGGGGTGCCCTATCACGCGGTGGAAAGTTATCTCGCCCGACTGGTGCGCCAGGGACAGTCCATTGCCATTTGCGAGCAGATCGGCGATCCGGCCAGCAGCAAGGGGCCGGTGGAACGCAAGGTGGTGCGCATCGTCACCCCCGGCACCCTGACCGACGAGGCCCTGCTGGAAGAGCGTCGCGACAACCTGGTCGCCGCCCTCTATGCCCGCCAGGATCACTACGGGCTGGCCTGTCTCGATCTCAGCAGCGGCCGCTTCAGCGTACAGCAGCTGCAAGGCGACGAGGCGCTGCACTCGGAGCTGGTGCGTCTGCAACCGGCCGAACTGCTGGTCGAGGAGACCTTCAACAGCGACCCGCTCGCTGCCCGGGTTCTGGCCATCAAAACCCGCCCGCCCTGGTCTTTCGATCACGACAGCGCCTATCGCCTGTTGTGCGAGCAGTTTCAGACCCGACACCTGGCCGGTTTCGGCTGTGACGACTGGCCACTGGCGATCGCCGCCGCCGGAGCGCTGTTGCGTTATGTGCAGGAAACCCAGTGCGGCCTGCTGCCGCATCTGCACAGTCTGGCCAGCGAACAGCGGGAACAGAGCCTGCTGCTGGATGCCGCCACCCGCCAGAACCTGGAGCTGGAACAGAATCTGGCCGGCCAGCACGCCCACACCCTGGCGGGGATCATGGACCGTTGCGTCACCCCGATGGGCAGCCGCCTGCTGCGCCGCTGGATCAATCGCCCGCTGCGGGACCAGGCCCGGCTGCGCCAGCGCCAGGCGTTGATCGGATTATGGCTGGACGCAGAGCGTTACGCCCCGCTGCGCGAACTGCTCCATCAGGTTGGCGATATCGAACGGATTCTGACCCGGGTGGCCCTGAAGTCGGCCCGGCCGCGGGACCTGCTGCAGTTGCGCGTGGCCCTGGCGGTGCTGCCCGGGCTGCAGCGGCAGCTGGGCGAGCTGGCCACAGAAAATCCGCTGCTGGACGAGCTGGGCGAACAGGCCCGGCCGTTTCCGCAGATCGTCGCCCTGCTCGAGCAGGCGCTGGTGGAACAGCCGCCGCTGCTGATCCGCGACGGCGGGGTCATCGCCACCGGCTATGACAACGCGCTGGATGAGCTGCGCGATCTGCAACACAACGTCGGCGATGTGCTGGCCGAGCTGGAGCGGCGCGAGCGGGAACAGTCGGGCATTCCCAATCTCAAGGTCGGTTATAACCGGGTCCACGGCTATTACATCGAGATCAGCCGCGCCCGGGCCGAATCGGTGCCCGCGCATTACCAGCGCCGCCAGACCCTGAAGGCCGCCGAGCGCTATATCACCCCACAGCTCAAAGAACTCGAAGACAAGGTATTGAGCGCCAACGAACGGGCGCTGGCCCGCGAAAAGGCGCTGTACGATCAACTGCTGGATCGGCTCAACGCCGATCATCGGGATCTGCAGGCGTGTGCCGCCGCCCTGGCCCAGCTGGATGCGCTGGGCAACCTGGCCGAGCGCGCGGCGGCACTGAATCTGCGCTGCCCGCAACTGGTGGCCGAGGAAGGGCTGCAAATCACCGCCGGCCGCCACCCGGTCATCGAACAGGTGCAGTCGACCCCGTTCACTCCCAACGATCTCGATCTGGATGATCAGACCCGCATGCTGATCATCACCGGCCCCAACATGGGCGGCAAATCCACCTATATGCGCCAGATCGCCCTGATCACCCTGCTCGCCCATATCGGCAGTTATGTGCCGGCCGAGTCGGCGCGGATCGGCCCGGTGGATCGCATTTTCACCCGCATCGGCGCCTCGGACGATCTGGCCGGGGGACGCTCCACCTTCATGGTGGAAATGACCGAAACCGCCAACATCCTGCATCACGCCAGCCGTCACAGCCTGGTGTTGATGGACGAGATCGGCCGCGGCACCAGCACCTTCGACGGCCTGGCCCTGGCCTGGGCCAGCGCCCGGGATCTGGTCACCCGGATCCAGGCCTGTACCCTGTTCGCCACCCACTATTTCGAGATGACCCAGCTGCCGGAGCTGCTGCCCCATTGTCGTAACGTGCATCTGGACGCCCGCGAGCACGGCGAGCAGATCGTCTTTTTGCACCAGGTCAAACCCGGCCCGGCCAGCCGCAGTTACGGCCTGCATGTGGCCGCCCTGGCCGGCGTGCCGCGCGCGGTGCTCGAACAGGCGCAGGCCAAGCTGCGACAGCTGGAACAGGGCGAGCATTTTTCCGCCCCACCGTCGACCGACCCGGAACCCGCCGAGCATCCTGTCTTGTCCGCCCTGCGCCAGTTGGACGCGGACGAGCTGTCACCCCGTCAGGCCCTGGAACAGATCTACCAGCTGAAAAAGTTACTCGAGCCGTAA
- a CDS encoding PilZ domain-containing protein, giving the protein MPRDYDEKRDFMRVEMDCAIRFKPQGSEQETIGRLANLSGRGLMFIAANEIPVDTQVEIYVESDQQINAPLHAVVRVVRMAKQRRGDGYEIGAIITSVLDEE; this is encoded by the coding sequence ATGCCAAGGGATTATGACGAAAAGCGCGATTTCATGCGGGTGGAGATGGATTGTGCTATCCGCTTCAAACCGCAAGGGAGCGAGCAGGAGACGATCGGGCGGTTGGCCAATCTCAGCGGACGGGGGCTGATGTTTATTGCCGCCAACGAGATACCGGTGGATACGCAGGTCGAGATTTATGTCGAATCGGACCAGCAGATCAATGCACCGCTGCATGCCGTGGTGCGGGTCGTGCGCATGGCCAAACAGCGTCGCGGGGACGGTTATGAGATCGGCGCCATTATTACCAGTGTCCTGGATGAAGAGTGA
- a CDS encoding CinA family protein, translated as MPSDEVLLALAHRIAERLGDAGLQLATAESCTGGWIAKLLTDVPGCSAWFERGFVTYTNQSKQDLLGVPAEVLGDHGAVSEATVRAMADGALRHSEASLALSVSGIAGPGGGRPDKPVGLIWFGWAQQAAPGNPDVRSESRQFNGNRDAVRRQAVARALEGVLELTGD; from the coding sequence GTGCCGAGCGACGAGGTGCTGCTGGCGCTGGCGCACCGGATCGCTGAGCGGCTGGGTGATGCCGGCCTGCAACTGGCCACGGCCGAGTCCTGCACCGGCGGCTGGATTGCCAAGCTGCTGACCGATGTGCCGGGCTGTTCCGCCTGGTTCGAGCGCGGGTTTGTCACCTACACCAATCAGTCCAAACAGGATCTGCTGGGTGTCCCGGCCGAAGTGTTAGGCGATCACGGCGCGGTGAGCGAGGCGACGGTGCGCGCCATGGCCGACGGGGCGCTGCGACACAGCGAGGCCAGCCTGGCGCTGTCGGTCAGCGGTATCGCCGGGCCCGGTGGCGGTCGCCCCGACAAGCCGGTCGGGCTGATCTGGTTCGGCTGGGCGCAACAGGCTGCGCCGGGCAATCCGGACGTGCGCAGTGAGTCCCGGCAGTTCAATGGTAATCGGGATGCTGTCCGTCGCCAGGCGGTGGCCCGGGCGCTCGAAGGCGTGCTCGAACTGACCGGTGACTGA
- the thpR gene encoding RNA 2',3'-cyclic phosphodiesterase — protein MTEARQRLFFALWPPPELARRLHRVAGQQFAARHARRLTAAQIHLTLFYLGPSDADQHRCAERVAATVEAPPFTLALSRLGHWPRPRVGWIAPDESPPALIALVSRLQPGLGECGFRIDPRPWQAHLTLLRKLRRPPLSEALEQPLLWAVDEFVLVESQTLPRGAQYRILQRWPLIKEAPGG, from the coding sequence GTGACTGAGGCCCGCCAACGGCTGTTTTTTGCCCTCTGGCCGCCGCCGGAGTTAGCCCGCCGGCTGCACCGGGTGGCGGGCCAGCAGTTCGCCGCTCGGCATGCCCGTCGTTTGACGGCGGCACAGATCCATCTGACACTATTTTATCTGGGGCCGTCGGACGCCGACCAGCACCGCTGTGCCGAGCGGGTTGCCGCAACGGTCGAGGCACCGCCCTTTACCCTGGCCCTGTCCCGCCTGGGCCACTGGCCCCGTCCCCGGGTCGGCTGGATTGCGCCCGATGAATCTCCCCCGGCGCTGATCGCCCTGGTGAGCCGGTTGCAGCCGGGACTGGGCGAATGCGGCTTTCGAATCGATCCCCGACCCTGGCAGGCGCACCTGACCCTGTTGCGCAAGTTGCGCCGCCCGCCGCTGAGTGAGGCACTTGAACAACCGCTGCTGTGGGCGGTTGATGAATTCGTGCTGGTCGAATCCCAAACCCTGCCGCGTGGGGCCCAATACCGCATCCTGCAACGCTGGCCCCTGATAAAGGAGGCTCCCGGGGGGTGA
- the recA gene encoding recombinase RecA — translation MDADKKKALSAALSQIEKQFGKGSVMRMGDTSAVRNVEVISTGSLGLDIALGVGGLPKGRVVEIYGPESSGKTTLTLQVIAECQKHGGTAAFVDAEHALDPQYAGRLGVNVDDLLVSQPDTGEQALEITDMLVRSSAVDVVVVDSVAALTPKAEIEGDMGDTHVGLQARLMSQALRKLSGNIKRSNTLVIFINQIRMKIGVMFGSPETTTGGNALKFYASVRLDIRRIGSIKKGDEVIGNETRVKVLKNKVAPPFKQVEFDLLYNEGISREGEIIDLGVKEGLVDKSGAWYSYNGERIGQGKDNVRNFLKEHPQMAQEIEAQIRDKLLPKPAESQGDTPAETSDDSALEEAEAEA, via the coding sequence ATGGATGCAGACAAGAAAAAGGCACTCAGTGCGGCACTGAGCCAGATCGAAAAACAGTTCGGCAAGGGTTCGGTCATGCGCATGGGCGATACCTCGGCAGTGCGCAATGTGGAGGTCATTTCCACCGGTTCGCTGGGGCTGGATATCGCCCTGGGCGTGGGCGGCCTGCCCAAGGGCCGGGTGGTGGAGATCTACGGCCCGGAATCCTCGGGCAAGACGACGCTGACCCTGCAGGTGATCGCCGAATGCCAGAAACACGGCGGCACGGCGGCCTTTGTGGATGCCGAGCATGCGCTGGATCCCCAGTATGCGGGCCGCCTGGGCGTTAACGTGGATGATCTGCTGGTTTCCCAGCCGGATACCGGCGAGCAGGCGCTGGAGATCACCGACATGCTGGTGCGCTCCAGCGCGGTGGACGTGGTGGTGGTTGACTCGGTGGCGGCACTGACCCCCAAGGCGGAAATCGAGGGCGATATGGGCGATACCCATGTCGGCCTGCAGGCACGGCTGATGTCCCAGGCACTGCGTAAACTGAGCGGCAACATCAAGCGCTCCAATACCCTGGTGATTTTTATCAATCAGATCCGCATGAAGATCGGGGTCATGTTCGGCAGCCCGGAAACCACCACCGGCGGTAACGCGCTCAAGTTCTATGCGTCCGTGCGACTGGATATCCGGCGTATCGGTTCGATCAAAAAGGGTGACGAGGTCATTGGTAACGAGACCCGGGTCAAGGTGCTGAAGAACAAGGTGGCGCCGCCGTTCAAACAGGTGGAATTCGACCTGCTGTATAATGAAGGCATCTCCCGCGAGGGCGAGATCATTGACCTGGGCGTCAAGGAAGGGCTGGTGGATAAATCCGGGGCCTGGTACAGCTATAACGGTGAGCGCATCGGTCAGGGCAAGGATAACGTGCGGAATTTCCTCAAGGAGCATCCGCAGATGGCGCAGGAGATCGAAGCCCAGATCCGCGATAAGCTGCTGCCCAAGCCGGCCGAAAGCCAGGGCGACACGCCGGCCGAGACTTCCGATGATAGCGCGCTGGAAGAGGCCGAAGCCGAAGCCTGA
- a CDS encoding regulatory protein RecX: MAKSVREAAMDLLSRREHSTCELQQKLVRKGYAEQEVDSALQRLADENLLSDERFVEAFVHSRQTRGSGPRKIIAELSQKGVSETLISQYLDERSPVWIDLAREVRVRKFGAALPEEYREKARQMRFLQQRGFTTEQIQNVVRDDD; encoded by the coding sequence ATGGCTAAAAGCGTTCGTGAAGCGGCGATGGATCTGTTGTCCCGCCGCGAACACAGCACCTGCGAGCTGCAACAAAAGCTGGTGCGCAAGGGGTATGCCGAACAGGAGGTCGACTCGGCATTGCAGCGCCTTGCGGATGAAAACCTGTTGAGTGACGAACGGTTCGTGGAAGCGTTCGTGCATTCCCGGCAGACCCGGGGCTCCGGGCCGCGCAAGATCATTGCCGAACTGTCGCAAAAAGGTGTCAGCGAGACGCTGATCTCCCAATATCTGGATGAACGCAGCCCGGTCTGGATAGATCTGGCCAGGGAGGTGCGCGTCAGGAAATTCGGGGCCGCTTTACCCGAGGAATACCGGGAAAAAGCCCGGCAGATGCGCTTTTTGCAGCAGCGCGGGTTTACCACCGAGCAGATTCAGAACGTAGTGCGGGATGATGACTGA